The genomic window AGTTCTTCTCATGTTGTTTTGACAGGAAGATAAATGCTGATGGTGTTTATTTTAGTTCTGCAGCAGAACAGTAGGGGGCAGTGAAGTCTATAAACTACTGAATAGTTTACaagacagcagcacaaagatGTATGAATAATATGTATTGATAGACATCAAAAAGACTAGTATCCATGAGGAAGATACCTGTACATGATTAAGATCTAGTCAGAATCTGGTGGACTCTAGAGCTGCTGCTCATATGCTACATATCCTAGGTCTACATTTTCCACATTGGACGGCTTAATGTGGGGTTTTTGGTGCTTTTTTATAAGAGCAGCAGATGGGTCAGAGGAGTCAGACATcagtaggaggaagaggaggctctgtgcagagctgctggggtctctgtctgcagcgtccacaaacatctgaccgGACagcattggtccagctgtagagCGGTACTGGGTCGAACAAAAAATGATCAGAACATCCCTCTAAATCATATATTTAAGCCTTACTATTATTAATGTAGCAACCTTACTTAATCTGCTGCACGGGGGCCTAATGCTGTCAGGTAGCTATTGGGTGCATCCTGTGCCCTCACATCCTGGTTATATTACAGGTTCCTGATTTAAACGTCTCATCCAGGTTGTAAAGAAATATGGAGGCTGAGGCTGGGAAATGAAAGTGGCGCCATGAGGCTGCCTATAAAAGTGAGCAATCCCCATAAACCTGAATATGAAAGAGTCAAGAGAAACAAATATGTTTGGACTCTGTAGGTATGTTCTCAGGGCAGCTGTGCAGGGGAGGACTGGCCTGATTGTGTATTTTACCTGAAAGAAGACAGAGCAGTGACGTAAAACAGGGTTAAGTTTTCCTGTGGGAACACCCACGCACCTTTTTCTCAGGACTTGTTAAATCACAGTCAGAGATGGATGTCGGATTATTTTCGGACCGGTCTGGTCTCACCGGAGCTCCGAGCCTTCAGCAGGTTTTAAAACAGTGTCTGGTATCTAGGTCAGCAGGGAATGTAtggagcacacacagacacactgacctgGATATGCACTGCTTGGTTTGCTGTGCTTCTCCGTAACGTTAAATATGTTTCGCTTCGGGTGGTGAAACAGGAGGTTTGATCTTCATTCATAGCCTGTGGTCCGATTCACTCACTCTCCTGCTCTTTTCTTTGCCTCATGAAAtgtgccttcttcttcttctctctcagtGTTGACCGCTTTGCCGGCATTGGCCATGACCCCTCAGCCGGTTCAGGCCAAAGTTGCGATGGCTGCCGCGGCGCCGTCTCCACCTGCGGGGCTGGTGACCGGCCTGGAGGTGGGGCCTGTTAGCGGGGCGAGCCCCACAATGAGCGAGGGACAGAAGAACACCTGGCTGTACCTGGAGGAAATGGCCAACACGCTGCTGAGCAACGTGCAACAGCTGAAAGCTCTGATCGAACAGGCCAAGAACTCTGCAGGGGAAGCaggaggggtcaaaggtcagggaggcaggaaggaggtgAGAGCACACACGGATCACACAGATTTATCATCATTGGAAataaaaggggggaaaaaaagcactgTTACTGTTGCTTGTGTGCGTTCAGTGTGGACTCAGTCAGACGTTTCAGAACCAGATCACGTTTCAACAGCCGgatgactcggactcaaagaGGAGCTCAGACATCACAGAGATCATCATCAACGTATGTCACACACAGCTTATACACACCACAGGCTGTGAGTGAAATATGTAACAATCATAGTGCAAAAAAAGATCAGAAGATGTGAGGCGCTGATAGACAAACAGTTTTTTATCCCTAGCTGTGCTAGCTGTTCCCTCCAGGCTGTGTGCTAAGCTACGTTTAGAGCTCTGTCCTCTTTAAAAACTGACTTCCTGTTAACTGTTCCTTTGGTTctgcagcagatgtgtgtgaaCTGTGGTCGGGTTGCGATGAGCGAGTGTACAGGCTGTCACAAAGTCAACTACTGCTCCACCTTCTGTCAGAGGAAGGTAAGACGACTTTTCTACTGGATAATCTCAAATTATATTGTTaattttaataatatgaactATTACAGCTAAATTTCTGTAATATACTTGTATCGTAACTTAACAaatatgatatatttttaacaATATAACGGCggattttgtttttctgacctTGTTGAAGactctttttttgcctttacagGACTGGAAGGATCATCAGCACACATGTTGTCAGTCAGCAGGAGGCATGACTGCTGCAGACGACGAGTCGATCACAGCCATGGACATGGACAAAGTGAAGTGAAGGAGAAGCAGGCCCCGCCCACAGCGAGAGCATCAGTTCAGAAGATCTGctgagctgtaaaaaaaaaactgcacatgtGAGGTGAAGTGATGGAGCTTCAATACAGACTTTTATCtcagcagcctctagtggactgtagaggaactgcagctcaaCAGACCTCAGGCTGGTTCAGGAGACATGGAGTTATTATAGGTAATTATCTCTACATGATAACTAAGACAGTCAAATAAGTTAATTTATGACATCGTTCTACCAGCTATCAGTGTGTGTCGGAGAGtccacatgtatttattttttgaccagTGTTTAATGATAAAGTATTTACTGTCTGGTGTTcagtaaatattattttatttttaataaatagtGCTACTTCATTTATGAGTCGAGTGTGCTTATCAAAGACTACACTCAGAAGAAGGAGGCGTCCACGTGCAGCCCCCAAGTCATCAACAGTTTTTTCAACAATCGACAATTATTACAACCGCTGTGATGGAGCAAACAACAGCAAGCTAGTAAATAGCATTAGTACTGACGCTAAAACCTGCTTTATTAGGCCGTCACCAGCAAAAACTCGCCCCGTTTGTCTGATTGTTCCATGATCTCATGGATTTAAGCTCCTCTCAGcttctctgcttctgtttaaTTCATattaaaatacagattttaggatttttatttttatccaaCCTGAGTCTCAGAGGGAAAAAggctttctttctcctcctgctgccatCACGCACATCACATTTAGCTTTTAtctccagcttcctgtgttcAGGATTCCTGCAGCAGTCAGGTGATCAGTTAGAGTGACTCCTGATGAATCATTTCAGACATTATGACATTTGATTGGTGCTTTGCCTCAGGCCCAGTGGCGCTcaggtgtctgctgctgctgcacgctGACAATGAGAAGCCCTCCACCCCCACTTCCCGAAGGACCAGACATTTCCACCAAGGTCACCTGAAGTGTGGAAGTTTTTACATACAAAGCAGTGTTTCTTCATGGTTTTACAGCTCCTCGGTCAGCtggtctgtctgactgtgtgtgcgtgggaGTGTCCAGGAGTTTTAAAAATGATCCTCGCTGTCAGCCTGTCGTCTTTTGACTGATGACATCTGCTGAGGAGCTTTTAAAGCTTCACATCTGTTTATCGTCTCAGACTCTACGAGATTAAActttaatgtccctcagatgtCTTTGTGGAGGTCCAGGTCCTGCAGGGGCCCTCATCAGTGTGGACTGACTTCATTTGAAGAGCAACTTAACTTCAGCTCAACAGTTTTCTGTCAGACATCCATCGTCGTCAAATCAAATCAtacaaagcaaaacacaagCTGTGACGTCAACCCACCGCTCCACCAGTGAGAAGTAACTACAACTAGTGGCATCACTGACTGTGAagcactgacagtaaaaactatggacagagcttccgtgacgtcacccttttgtttctgaagagccgttgtaaggctcggtgggaggctccgggatgctccaaccgccgccatgttgacaaaGTGGGCGAGCACAAGCGGAGTTTTAGGCGGGCGATTGCAGAAGCAGGAAACCCgtgctgtgatacagcaaccgcctgtcactcaaagcagcaacaCCCATAATAATACGTAAAGTTAAGTTAGGAGCAGATTCCCCTTTCAACCTCTACTGTACAAACTCTGGCTACACATGGCGTCTTTTTCCCACATGGCAACACTCATAACGtggatattttggcctcactgtTCTACACtaggtggaggtggaggcatGAAAGTGCAGTTCCGCAtgtagcctctaggggctgtctccaaaagtgagtcagtccccatagacctccatgttaaaatgtccaagtttacagcagaaatcaacacatgtacagcctgtttttgaaccaggctgtaaatgtctctAGCAATATAATTCCCATGATGATTGGGGAATGATCATCATGGGGATGATTGCACTCATGCTccacttctttgcctgtatttggagtaaCTGTGAGTCAGACGCTGCCAATATGGCGACAGCCAGAGCCTCCGCCTCAGGCTGCTCTGCAGGAAACCCACAGACAACACCACAGAAGGTTCGTCTTGACCTTCAGCTTGTCTTAaaaagcagataaaaaaaactaaacctcacaaactcacacattaaaaaatgcatttttaatgaaaacttttattctgaaaagaTGAGTTTCAACATATAAAATCCGTTGTGTGGTCCTCTGAACTGTTTGTTCCTCAGACTGAAGCTTCTTCACAGGAAACACGAAGCCCAGACAAACTTTGCTGTCGTCaaatgtagaaaaataaaaacctcaCAGAGGAAGGAAGCCGCGTTGAGAATACACACACtaaagacactaaaacacacagtcCGCAGCGTCTCTCTCGCTGCTGTGGTGTCGTCCATGTGGTGTCTTAGAGCCGTCTAGGAGCAGCAGCGGTGTAGGACTTTTTTAAAGAAGTTCCTGAACTCCGTGTTGAAGATGGTGTAGATGACGGGGTTGAGAGCGCTGTTGACGTAGCCGAGCCACGTCACCACGCTCATGAGGGCCGGCGGGATGTGGCAACCGTCGCAGCGAGCTCGCGTCGTGTGGAGGACGAAGAATGGCGTCCAGCAGAACAGGAAGGCAccttcaggaggaggaggaggaggggcagagaaacacaaaggacCACCGTCAGGTGGATGCAAAGCTTAGACACAGTTGACCTGGTTTTCCTTGTCCTGAAGTCAAAGTTTTTTCAACAGGTGTTTGGTAAGATGCCTAGAGCAAGGTCACATGACCCGAGGATGTCGGATTGTCCGTCCTTAAGAATTGTTCAACAAAATTTAATCAAATTTAACACAAACGTCTGCTTGGTGGTCACATGAGTTTTACGATTATGAAGACACACCTTGACTATTCATTCTCACAAATGCCTGGGACAAAGGATTGTGCTCAAAATTGTTCCCTTAGAATTAAAGAATTGAGTCATCTTAAGTATGACAGAAggtttaaatgaataaaatgcttGGGTGATGACATTTTACATCTGGTAGTTTGTCATTAAAATCCTCGCTCCATAAATTAAATGACCTATTTTGCTAATCAAATGTTCAGAAAGGCCATCCTGGGTGACCTGATAACGTTGAACTATCTCTTATCAAGTTACCAATTTGCCGACCTGCCTTTGTATTGATCCGCCTGGCAGCAGAGTGGTGACCCCGCAGTGACCCGTCTCACGCTTTATGAGGTCACAGCAGGTGATCGGAGCTGATTTTATGATTAAGttcatgatttttttgtgtgtgtttttaaacttAATTCATAATCCGCCTCAGTCATGCCGTTGTCTGCTAGCTAAACTCCCCACTGAGCTAATGAAACAGATTCATGACAACTACCTGCAGACTTAAATGTGGGTCTGACCGGGACTTGCGTAATAATTGGATTTCAGATTAGGAGCTGCAAGGATTAGCTGCTCCGTGCTAAAGGGAAGCACTTGCATGGCTATTATTAGGCTGACCCTCTCTAACTGATGTGTCAGTGCCTCTGAACAGGCATCAGAGGTGGCGGTGAGGCGTTCAGGTACCTGCTATCACACATTATGTGACCGGTTGTGTAAATATCGGACAGGAAGCTTTCATGCTTGGTGGGTCAGCAGATTATAGAGATCTGTATGAGTGTCAGATCACGCTTCATCGTGAGACGCACATTAGCAGCCTTCAGTGACGGTCACATCTTGACACAGATTACTGGCGGTCATGTGACAGTTGAACTATCAGACAGTGAGTCAGTATGTGTTTGTAATAACCATTAACTGGGTAGATAGTGACCAGAACTACAACTACAGATGACATCATAGACGGTTCAGCCATCTTTTCGTGGATATAAccagtaaacaggaagtggactcACCCACGACGACAGGAAGCACCTTCATAGCTTTCCTCTCCCGGCTGTTGATCTTGGCCCTCTTCCTTCTTCGAGGGTCTGGGTTGAACTTAATCTCTGCGAAGCTCACAGTCGGCACAGGGCCGTCCTTTGAGTGAAAGGGCCGGTCCGGGGCCGCAAAGGTGGACGGCTCGTCTGGCATATCGGTCACCTCCCGCTCTATGATGGGCGGGAGTGGCGGCGGCAGCGAAGCCAGAGGAGGCAGCGAGGCTGCCGCCTCCTGCAGCTTGCGGCAGGCCTGGATGCTGCTCTTCAGCTTGGCCTTACGCGCCTCCTCCCAGCGCCGCAGGCCGCGGAACATCCcgcagtacagcagcagcatgatggGACAGGGGATGAAGAAGGAGCACACGGACGAGTACAGGACGTAGTCATCGTTCTCCAGTTTGCACTCGGTGGGGTCGCGGCCTGGCACATTGTTTAGGCCGAAAATGATGGGTGAGGCCACAGCCAGGGCCAGGATCCAggtagctgacagcagcaccGCCTGCCGCAGGTCCACGTGTTTCCTGTTGTAGTTGAGAGGGATCGACACGGCGATGAACCTACAAGAGGTGAGACAAAGCTCGATAAACTACTGACAGGCCAACATCACATACAGCAGGATCTTTAGGTATTAAAGAGGGAATGTCTGTATTGTTTAGAGTCAGGGTCAATATTATTAACCCTCCTAAGAACTGTCTTTGtaactagagtcctgcacagagTGGGACTGCCAGcctgcagaaaagacacctccaaaccagactgaagtctgctagagaccacctggacacagagcacacagactggaagtcctttggtcagatgaagctgaacagtaatatgctgtgaggaggattcagtcagtctggaactgtggatcctgtcagggtggaagaatcatgaaacaagaagactgtctgaatatctgaaagaaaccctgaagcagtctgcagtcagaccgggtctgggtcctggttttctctccaacatgacaacagaagtctcttctagtgaagaactacctccaggagaaCGAAGGGTTACTGctacctgcacagagacctgactGAAATCTGACTGAAGAGTTGTGgagtggactaaagaccagggtccatgcaggAGACCATCAGATCTGGAAGAGATTCACCGAAGAAGAACAGACCAGGATTCATCAGGAGACTCAGACTACACCAAGAGACGCCAGACTGTCCTCAAACAAAGAGGATGCACAGCTGATGTGGTGTAGGTGTAATATTTGGCCAGCTGGACAGATGACTTCACCCTCTAATAAAACAGCCAGCTCGCAGCACTGATTATTGATTGTTAATTTGCAAACAAACTAGAAAATGTAGTGAGCAGATAAGACTCTGGAGTTTGGATGAAATGTAAAAACTTCAGAAGCTTAgctaacatgtaaacaaaatgtgCTTCAAAATGTTCGGTCTAAATCACGTTCATTATATAAAAACATGGCATAAAACCTACAGGACCACAGCAAAAATACTcggtaaatatttttttaatctttttaatACGTCCCCTTAAAGGACCAGTTGAAAAGGTGGAACTTCTCTTTTAAAATAGATGCTCATtctgactgcagttcacttaaTGTCCAGAGGTGTCACTGTAAGCAAAGACTGGATCCTTTACAGTCTCTTCCTTCAGAGCCCTGGATCCAGGACCACTGACCCCTTTAGCTCTTCTTGTTATCAGTGTTTTGCATGTCAGTGACAGCAGGTCAACAGTccattaaaaataaagacaccAGACGGCGTCCCTCCTCACCAGCATGTGGACTCTCTACAGACCTTCAGGTTCCTTTTCCTGCCCTGCCTGTTGAATTATTTAGACCCTGTCATCCAGTTAAACCTCTAAATGCTGCCGGCCGCTTCAGAAACCTTCAGATCATCACCATCAGTCCACGTTAGCCTCAGAGCTCGCCATCAGTCTCTGATCTAATCGTGTTTCCCCGGGAGTCGGGACATGGCGTTTGAGGAGCATCAGCTCCGAGTTTCATCCTTCAACATCAGCCGAGACTTCAGATAATCTCATTGTGTCAGAGTAAGGAGCGCCGAGCGGTGCTGGCAGTTCGTCACAGTGGACACGTCTTTCATTTGGGCCTTTCAGTTCTGTCTGCTCTGATTTTTATAGGAAACAGACAAAAGGTCACGGTCATACTTCAACATCAGGCTGAACCTGGTGACCTTCAGGTGGAGGTCTGACGGTGTTCTTTGTGTTCCTGACTGCTCAGGGTTTTGGTTTGATTAATCAGCGGGGGGCTCCTGAATGACCCTGACATGAAAACTGTGATGACACAGAATTATGGCTCATCTTTGACCTCTTGCTTTTAATTAACCGCACGCCGTTTCGTCTGGtgctcctgcaggaggaggtggaggcagagctgcaTCTCAATCACCTACAGCTGGAGAACATTCACCCTCACCACAATATCTGCATTAGAAAATAATTCAGCCGGCTGTTGAAAAGGACGCTGTGACCCTGTGACAAATTTGAAATCCATTCTGTTTAATAAAACCGCCTGATGACACTGCTCCATCATCATAGCCagaaactataaaaaaaacaggaagcccCACTTCCAACGgcccttgaatgcatcatagtTTAAATCctacattaaaatgttttattcaacgTCTCAAATTAAACTCTATAAAAAGTATTTTGCAAAAATAAGATtctgtcaaaaacaaaaaattctgcattCATTTGTGCATCCAGGAAGTCATGtgtgactcacatgtgaccagcagtcacatgacaaaaaaaaggcGAGTTTTACGCAGATCTGCTGTAGTTAAGAGTTAATTATGTAGCATATCAGAGCTCCTGGTTGTTTTTTCAGTCCAGTCAATCATCAAGGAAATGCAACTTTTTTTAGTTATCCTGCACAAAGTCATGTCAGGATGTATCCTCTTGTAAAGAGTAAAATGTGACACAGAACATGTCTGACtcttattttaatattatttatgaGCATTGTCATGTAtcagtgcagctctgcagcagcatctcCCTGTTGTTCCACCACAGTGCTTCAGGCTGAAATCAAAATATTCCTGCATGACTGGCAGTCCAGAATTCATCCATTTATTCATGTTCCCCCGAGGATGAACCCTACGGACCTCCCTCTACACTCTGTTTCAGAACCTCTGTACAGGAAAAAGGGGGACGGGCTCTGAGGGGATTCTTACgcatttatttacagtctgcgGGCGAGATCTGACCTGTCGATGCTGATGGCGCAGAGGTTGAAGATGGAGGCGGTGCACAGCATCACGTCCATCGTCATCAGACCATCACAGATGGTGGTGCTGAGCGTCCACACACCGTCCTggaactgaaacacacacaaaacacactcagTACAAAATAGCAGTATTTTAATGAAGTTAAATGGTGGGTTCAGGGCCACCATTTAGTTAAATGGTGGGTTCAGGGCCCTCCGAAGAGTCTCTGTAAgaactggggggggggggggggggtcgtgAGATGGTTAATGacagaataagaaaaaaagtccATTGCTCTAGTAGTGACCTTGAACTTTGACCTCTAAAATGGGAACAGAAGACATTTCACCAAGAGGTCATAAACTGTGCTCCTAAATATGCATGTATTTATACTGCACACAGGTTGcgctgctctgattggttattTCCCTGTTGTTGTCAAACATTTGTCCGACCAATTAAAACCAAATCTAAATGCACTCAGAGGAGCTGTGAGGAGGGAACGGAGCgaacacacaagcagacacaaagCAGCCGGACAGTCGGAACACAGACGGCCGCTCAGCTCCACATGGACTCATGGACATTGTTTTCTCTTCCATCTATTGTGATGGTGTGAGGCCCCACAGACGACCTCCGGCCCCTGGATGAGAGCCGACCTTTCCAGGAATGTACAGactgtgttttgctgctgttgttttctggTAGCAGCACAGAggccagaaaaacaaacaaaaacaaacatgtcaacaacagtcagaagaagaaaacttgATGTATCCACTCAGTTcaagatcagtgtgtgtgtgtgtgtgtgtgtgttcagactgctgCTCTAACACCAGGCCCTGATCAGTGGTGTCACActgagggggcggggcttcaATAGAAGGTCAGCCGGAGTTCAGAGCTGAAGTTTTAAAGGGACACTCTGCAGCAGACTATGTTAGCATGGTGTAAaagtaaacagacacacaaataaataaataaacaaataatacacGCATATGACTACCCATAGAAATTAATTTGGTAAATACAGATATAATTTAATAATCATATGCTTACATATATTCAATCCCTGCAAAGACTTACATAGATACAAGTaaacaataaagaaagaaatatttataaaaatatatataaattaaaatttaacttgtatataaacatacataacttaacaatataataaaaaatagttcattagataaataaattaaatgttttcagataaattaaatgttttttgaagactaatgtgatgatgatgatgtttcatCCAAATATCTcttctgatggtccttgaatgcatcatgtgcagACCCATAGGGAAACATGACCGACTGCAATCAGGAAGCCATCAGTGACTCCCATGTGACcaaaagtcacatgacagaaatgTACAGCTCTTCCCTGATTGGCAGGCTCTAATCAAAGAGAGTTTCAATGAAACATcctgacataaaaaaataaataaaatcaggattctgtcaaaaacaaaaaatgatatGACATCATCACATGACAGACATTCTGTTTGTTGTCACTCTTTGAGGTCTCCAGGATGCTATTTTTAGGTCTACACAAAAGACTGCGACCTCCGCGTTTCCCTGCATAACATGCCACtgaatgacctttgacctcttcacATTGCCACAGTATTCTGTCTGCCTAACCTGCAGCACAGTGCACCACAGttcaacagaaaacaaagaggaaagtCTGCAGACACAAAGCAGCCGAGCAGAAGGAATCAGTCGTTATTGATTCTGGAGGCCCGATCACTCTTTAATGAAAggtttttgtgtatgttttttccaaacgtctttgttttattgtggaGATGTGTGTCTAATGTAATCAGACAGCCTCCTCCTGGTTCATTCACAGCTCACATTTCCC from Parambassis ranga chromosome 19, fParRan2.1, whole genome shotgun sequence includes these protein-coding regions:
- the drd4a gene encoding dopamine receptor D4a, whose amino-acid sequence is MRARWPLWLGPGRTNGGATVEMAANLSAAAAEATAAEGHNLPALVFGVLLIVVIICGNLLVCLSVFTEKALKTTTNYFIVSLAVADLMLAVLVLPLFVYSEFQDGVWTLSTTICDGLMTMDVMLCTASIFNLCAISIDRFIAVSIPLNYNRKHVDLRQAVLLSATWILALAVASPIIFGLNNVPGRDPTECKLENDDYVLYSSVCSFFIPCPIMLLLYCGMFRGLRRWEEARKAKLKSSIQACRKLQEAAASLPPLASLPPPLPPIIEREVTDMPDEPSTFAAPDRPFHSKDGPVPTVSFAEIKFNPDPRRRKRAKINSRERKAMKVLPVVVGAFLFCWTPFFVLHTTRARCDGCHIPPALMSVVTWLGYVNSALNPVIYTIFNTEFRNFFKKVLHRCCS